The Rosa chinensis cultivar Old Blush chromosome 7, RchiOBHm-V2, whole genome shotgun sequence DNA segment ACTTCCTCAGGAGCTAGCATTGCTGCATCAGAGACCGCCACAGGTGCAATCTGTCCAACAAAGACACGTCACACACTTAAGCATGATTGTCTATTTCAGACTTCAGGGTAGTAAAAATGATACTcccaaaggaaaaaagaaaaacaaaataacagtTAAAAAGGAGGAGAAGGTAAGGATCACATTACCTCTTCCATAACTAGAGCAGGAACATTATCTTGTATAGACATATCCTCAATAACCTATCCCACAGATAGCAGATAACAAGTAAATACCAAAGAGAGAAATTAACTTTCGCAATCATAGATAACACTTATGTTGAGAAGCATACCGGTTTTGGAGTGAAGTGGAAATGAGAAAGAGCATCCAACTTCAAGCAAAGTTTCCTGAAGAGCATTTCTGCCTGATCAATGATATACACCACAAGGCTAATGAATCAGCACTTTAATGACGCAGAAGGATGAACACATAAGACAAAacctcaggaaaaaaaaaaactcatgaaGGTATGCATATATTTGTGTATACAAGGAGATCAAAGTTCTATGTATTACAAAGACACATAAAATCATAGCAGAATAGaaacaacagaaattaaaaCATGAACCTCATTCTTCTGCTTGTCTTTGGATGACAACGGGCCAGAATCTGCATTCATCTTTTGAAGATACTCTTGCTGCAGAAGGTAGATAAAATAGCTACTCAGTACTTTATCCTCGCAACTGAACATACTAACATAGGAAAACAACTTCTGAATATAACATATAGatcccaagaaagaaagaaagaaatccaACTCAAGGGGACAAAAGCATGTTGGTGAAGTGAACCAAGTGATGCATTTTGCATCAGAAGATACATACCTCATAATCTTCAGCCAGTCCTTTCTTGCTCTTATTCTCATCCTATATATCAAACAAAGAAAGATTAGACATTGAGGAAGTTAATGTTTCTACAACATACCATAATTAGACTCCACAGGTATTATAGAATAAAGCTGCTTACCATCTCCTTTCTTTCTCTTGGTGCTTTTGTAGGTAAAGCAGGAGCCCtttgaacatcatcaaaaagtTCCTATATAACACAAGATCCATTTTATGACCCGTCATGATCcacttaaaaaagaaaaaagaggaagttgaaaaaacaaacaaaaatacaacTATACAAGTCAAACAATCACAGAATGAGGATTTTTCTTCTCTAATTTATAGTGGTCCATACAACATACCAAAAAGTTCCCTGAATATAAGTGATTGATCAAAAGGCCGAAAACAATAAATAACTGAACTTTGAACTGATCACATGAAAGCACATTTCTGGAATGTATCTATCAAAAATGTTGTTTACCTGCTCAATCCTTTTCCGGATCATATCCTCAACTGCTACTGTAACCTCCTCTGTGATCGGAGGGGCAGGTCTAACATTGTGTTCAAAATCTAGATCAACTTCTAACGCACTGTTCGGTGGCCTTTTTGTTGCAGTTACCTGTCCAAAGCCAAAACTAATGTGTAATCCATTTAAAGACTCATGTATTTCACTAGATAATTGAAGTTACAATAGTgtcaaaagtaaaataaaagaaatgagAAACAACGTACCTCTCCCCGCATGGTCCAAGTTTTGGGGTCCATATTTGCTTTTTCCCTCTGCTCTATTTCGGACTTAAGTTTCAGTTGCTGCTTTTCATGGGTAGAAAGTTCCTTTTTCCCAAAGAAGTCTTCATATCTGTAGCACAAATGCAGAGTCAAGCATATACCAATGCAGATACACACAGACACACGTTGTAACGCTGATTAATCAAAAGCAAAACAAAcgaaatgaaaagaaacaacCCGAAACACCTtataatcaaacaaacaaatatacaTGAACAATGCATTTATAATCAATCACTAGTTGCAGAACCCAAGtaactgaatgaatgcagtacCTTGCATCCTTGCCATCCCCGTCGTCCTCAGCTTCCCCTAGATTCATGAGCTAAACAGGCAAAAGGAATTTGAATTAACAACCCGAAAATTAAagcttcaaatttcaaaatcagCAAAATTCTTAAACCAAAACCATTTAAATAAAAAACCAGCCTCACCTCCCGAGCATCATCCTCTTCCCCCTCCttatcttcaccatcttcttcttcatcctcctTGTCATTCTCATATTCCTCTGCTTCTGTAGCCTTCAAATACTTCCCTAAAGCCTTTATATTAAAGAAACCGTCCTCAATTTCATTGTTGCCtccaccttcttcttcatcttctgcttctaccttttcttcttcctcctccttctcctcatcttcggcttcttcttcttcttcttcttcttcttcttcatattcCGCCACgtcgtcatcatcatcttcttcttcatcatcagattcCTCCAAATCCTCATCGAATTCCTCGCCGTCCTCCTCCTTCTCAGCTTCCAGAACCTTCTCCTCTCCGTCCACAACCACCTTCAGCTTCTTGATCTCCGCCGGATTCTTCTCGTACCGCTTCAATTCGCGGCGGAGGCTCGAGATGAGCGGCTGGGATTGGATATCGATTTGCTGCCATATCTGCTCGGCGTCGAAGCCGTCCACCAGGAGCTGATCGAAAGGCGATTTCGGCGTGAACGGCCTGATGGAGGAGAAGAGGTTCTTCAATGCGGCTCGAGCCTTTTCAGAGAGGTCGGGGCTAGGCGCCAGCCACTGCGTTGGCTCCGTTGCTTTCACGGAGTTCAGAGCTTCGCTACCGGCCGCCATGATTGAGCGGCGTTCGAGCTGGGGGTTATGTTCTGGTTTCTCTGAGATTTTGCCCGTGTttgggggtttagggttttagattGGGCGGGTTGAACTAGCAACTATgtatttgccaaaaaaaaaaagactgctTAACTGCTTAACTGAAGACAAAAATGCGCAGTATAATAGGCTTCtggtttttacttttttttttgttttttgacaaTTCTGGATTTTACTTTTAGGATGCCAAAATGAAAAATTGTAACCCAGGCTAAAATTACCgcacagtttttttttataatcaaaATAGAACTTTTATTTATAATGAACTCAATTACAATGAGATTAGGTACAAGATTCTACACATATGATCAAACACTTGGACTTCAGACTGAATGTCTATTTTGACACACTAAAGAAGCCACAGAGTGCTCGactctaaacaaagaaaatgtttaCTAACTCTCAATGCCTCTTTTGCTGAATGGTGAGCAACATCTTCCAGCTTTACAAAATGACTATTACAAAATCAAAAG contains these protein-coding regions:
- the LOC112178666 gene encoding U3 small nucleolar ribonucleoprotein protein MPP10; the encoded protein is MAAGSEALNSVKATEPTQWLAPSPDLSEKARAALKNLFSSIRPFTPKSPFDQLLVDGFDAEQIWQQIDIQSQPLISSLRRELKRYEKNPAEIKKLKVVVDGEEKVLEAEKEEDGEEFDEDLEESDDEEEDDDDDVAEYEEEEEEEEEEAEDEEKEEEEEKVEAEDEEEGGGNNEIEDGFFNIKALGKYLKATEAEEYENDKEDEEEDGEDKEGEEDDARELMNLGEAEDDGDGKDARYEDFFGKKELSTHEKQQLKLKSEIEQREKANMDPKTWTMRGEVTATKRPPNSALEVDLDFEHNVRPAPPITEEVTVAVEDMIRKRIEQELFDDVQRAPALPTKAPRERKEMDENKSKKGLAEDYEQEYLQKMNADSGPLSSKDKQKNEAEMLFRKLCLKLDALSHFHFTPKPVIEDMSIQDNVPALVMEEIAPVAVSDAAMLAPEEVFSGKGDIKEEAELTQAERKRRRANKKRKFKAVTAKRMAKKPRDSNKDSIEAI